The nucleotide sequence ACTGGTGGTCACGCGATCATGCCTATCATCACAAAACCAATGGCGATTGGGAGCGCTACCGCAGCATTGGCGATTTTCTCTCCACTGATGAATTTGCCCAGCTGAGTCCTTTCGACCAAAAACTCTACGGCAGATTGCGGCAGCCTTGGATTATTTTCCCCGGTGGCTTCTTTTACCTCGCCTTTAAACCTCGGCTGATTCTGATTGCGGAGCTGTGGGGCTGCTTGCGCTACACATGGCAAGAATGGCGCAAAAATCCCAAATGTTCTCCTGTCAAAATCATGTCGACCTATCAGCCTCAGCAGTGGCATGGCGCTGATGAATTTTGGGACATTTTGCTCAATAATCTAGTCGTGCTGAGTGGGTGGTGGATCCTTTGTCACTATCTCGGCACTGCTTTCTTTTTGGGCACCTATGCGATCGTGCTGATGCTATCAGCCGCAATCTTCATCTGCATTTTCTTTGTACAGCACAACTTTGAAGGTGCTTATGCCCACCAGACTGAAGGTTGGGACTATTTACAGGGGGCGATCGCGGGCAGCAGCTATCTCGACCTGCCACCGATTCTGAAATGGTTTACAGCCGATATTAGCTACCACAGCATTCATCACCTGTCTGAGCGCATTCCCAACTATCGGCTACGGGCCTGTCACGAGCACAACCGCCACCTGCTCACCCAAGTCACCACCATCCGATTCCGCGATTGGTTAGCTTGCTCCAAACTGATCTTGTGGGATGCCCCTAGTAATCAACTCGTTTCGATCGAGCAGTTTTATCAGCAAGAGCGCGCCCAGCGCATGACTGCCGTAGTGAGCCAGTCCTAAGGAGTGCACTGTTGAGAAGTTCCGACTCGTCAATTTCACACGGCCTTCACCGAGCATCAATCCGCTTCCCTCAGCGCAATTTTGTGAAGTGGTCAGTAGGGAAACCTGCTAGTGGTTACGAACTCGATCTACAATCATGAAAGAACAGATTAATTATTGTTAAGGGTTCCTTTCGATGGTTGTGTATTTTGCCCTGGGGCTAATTGCTGTGTTGTTGGTAGTCGGGACTATCATCTACCTCGCAACTCCCCGCAGTTACGAGTCCTCCAGCACAGTTGCTAACTCCTACGATCAATGGACACAAGATGGCATCTTGGAGTTCTACTGGGGAGAACACATTCACCTGGGGCATTACGGC is from Leptolyngbya iicbica LK and encodes:
- a CDS encoding fatty acid desaturase is translated as MQTPIKKSDFVLRPYMQSSNLRATFQLLNTLVPYVLLWALATQVVERSPLLLIPIICLLVLFSLRCFSLMHDCGHYSLFRSKRANRIAGFILGLVNAIPQHWWSRDHAYHHKTNGDWERYRSIGDFLSTDEFAQLSPFDQKLYGRLRQPWIIFPGGFFYLAFKPRLILIAELWGCLRYTWQEWRKNPKCSPVKIMSTYQPQQWHGADEFWDILLNNLVVLSGWWILCHYLGTAFFLGTYAIVLMLSAAIFICIFFVQHNFEGAYAHQTEGWDYLQGAIAGSSYLDLPPILKWFTADISYHSIHHLSERIPNYRLRACHEHNRHLLTQVTTIRFRDWLACSKLILWDAPSNQLVSIEQFYQQERAQRMTAVVSQS